From the genome of Cellvibrio japonicus Ueda107, one region includes:
- the aga27 gene encoding alpha-galactosidase Aga27 — translation MRKQLLLGLGLVSALLVSVQASAQKFEQLAKTPQMGWNSWNTFGCNVDEKMIRAMADAMVTSGMKAAGYEYINIDDCWHGERDKNGFIQADKKHFPSGMKALADYVHAKGLKLGIYSDAGNTTCAGRPGSRGHEYQDALTYASWGIDYVKYDWCDTQDINPKSAYATMRDAIHKAGRPMLFSICEWGDNQPWEWAQDVGHSWRTTGDIYPCWNCEHNHGSWSSFGVLPILDKQAGLRKYAGPGHWNDMDMMEVGNGMTEEEDRAHFSLWAFMASPLIAGNDLRNMSDTTRAILTHKETIAINQDKLGIQAMKWIDEGDLEIYIKPLEKGHYAVLFLNRADDAMDYRFDWSFHYMKDDISKHEIFFDKQAFNWRNIWNGETGSTKEVLNIKVPAHGVVVLRLSPR, via the coding sequence ATGCGAAAACAACTCCTCCTCGGTCTGGGCCTGGTCAGTGCCCTGTTGGTGTCAGTACAGGCCAGCGCACAAAAATTTGAGCAACTCGCTAAAACACCGCAAATGGGTTGGAATAGCTGGAATACCTTCGGCTGCAACGTGGATGAAAAAATGATTCGCGCAATGGCCGATGCCATGGTCACATCCGGTATGAAGGCTGCCGGTTATGAATACATTAATATTGACGATTGCTGGCACGGCGAGCGCGATAAAAATGGCTTTATCCAGGCGGATAAAAAACATTTCCCTTCGGGCATGAAAGCACTTGCTGATTACGTGCATGCCAAAGGTTTGAAATTGGGGATTTATTCCGATGCCGGTAATACCACCTGTGCCGGCCGCCCCGGCAGTCGCGGCCATGAATACCAGGACGCACTGACCTACGCGAGTTGGGGTATCGATTACGTAAAATACGATTGGTGCGATACCCAGGATATTAATCCCAAGTCCGCCTACGCCACCATGCGCGATGCCATCCATAAAGCGGGCCGCCCCATGTTGTTCAGTATTTGCGAATGGGGCGATAACCAGCCCTGGGAATGGGCGCAGGATGTCGGCCATTCCTGGCGCACAACCGGCGACATCTATCCCTGTTGGAACTGCGAACACAACCACGGCTCCTGGTCTTCCTTTGGGGTGTTGCCCATCCTCGACAAACAAGCGGGCTTGCGTAAATACGCCGGCCCCGGCCACTGGAATGACATGGATATGATGGAAGTGGGCAACGGCATGACCGAGGAAGAAGATCGCGCGCATTTCTCACTCTGGGCATTTATGGCATCACCGCTGATTGCCGGCAATGACCTGCGCAACATGAGCGACACCACCCGCGCTATCCTGACCCACAAGGAAACCATTGCGATTAACCAGGACAAACTGGGCATCCAGGCCATGAAGTGGATCGATGAAGGCGACCTGGAGATTTATATCAAGCCATTGGAAAAAGGCCATTACGCTGTGCTGTTCCTCAATCGTGCCGATGATGCCATGGACTATCGTTTTGACTGGTCTTTCCATTACATGAAAGACGATATCAGCAAGCACGAAATTTTCTTTGATAAGCAGGCCTTTAACTGGCGCAATATCTGGAATGGTGAAACAGGCTCTACAAAAGAGGTGCTGAATATCAAGGTGCCAGCGCACGGTGTCGTGGTATTGCGTTTAAGCCCGCGTTAA
- a CDS encoding lytic murein transglycosylase: protein MSYLPKFTLFACCVGLLSCAQTPGTGQSAAASTAHTAANNAGSAPLTTGTATQQAPLSDADFAACIDRFSRDAINAGISEQVIRTSLQRATLNRRVLELDRQQPEFTTTFADYFNRRVTAQRVAQGRALWAAHRPLLDRIEQAYGVPAPYLLAFWGLETNFGSYFGNIPVMDSLATLACDTRRSGFFTIELMNALRIVEQGDIAPKKMVGSWAGAMGNFQFMPSAYLKNAVDFDGDNKRDLWHSKPDAMASAAHFLRNLGWVSAERWGREVKLPRNFPFLEAGLKNHKSIAEWRNLGVTRADNTPLPPVDIQASLLVPAGHEGPAFLVYENFNVIMRWNRSEFYALAVGQLADQIAGGAPLVQAPPTDAPRLHRQQVIQLQEALGQKGFYHEKADGIFGPATRRALSEFQHQQGLIADGFPSRTLLTMLGVLSD from the coding sequence AAAGCGCTGCTGCCAGTACGGCACATACAGCTGCTAACAACGCCGGCTCGGCGCCGCTTACTACGGGTACGGCGACACAACAAGCGCCGTTGAGTGATGCTGATTTTGCCGCTTGTATCGACAGGTTTTCCCGGGATGCGATAAACGCCGGTATTTCCGAGCAGGTTATCCGTACCAGTTTGCAGCGGGCGACACTTAACCGACGGGTGCTGGAATTGGACCGCCAACAGCCGGAATTTACCACTACCTTTGCCGATTATTTTAATCGCCGTGTCACCGCCCAGCGCGTTGCCCAGGGCCGTGCGCTTTGGGCGGCGCATCGGCCACTGCTTGATCGCATTGAGCAGGCGTACGGAGTACCTGCACCCTATCTGCTCGCCTTTTGGGGGTTGGAGACCAATTTTGGCAGTTACTTTGGCAATATCCCTGTAATGGATTCACTCGCCACATTGGCATGCGATACCCGGCGCAGCGGATTTTTTACCATTGAATTGATGAATGCTTTACGCATTGTGGAACAGGGTGATATAGCGCCGAAAAAAATGGTTGGCTCCTGGGCTGGCGCCATGGGTAACTTCCAGTTTATGCCATCGGCCTATTTAAAAAATGCGGTGGACTTTGATGGTGATAACAAGCGCGACCTTTGGCATAGCAAGCCCGATGCCATGGCATCGGCCGCCCATTTTTTGCGTAACCTGGGTTGGGTTTCTGCCGAGCGCTGGGGACGCGAGGTGAAATTGCCGCGCAACTTTCCTTTTTTGGAAGCGGGGTTAAAAAACCACAAATCCATTGCTGAGTGGCGCAACCTGGGTGTGACCCGCGCCGACAACACACCGCTGCCACCAGTGGATATACAGGCATCGCTGCTGGTACCGGCTGGCCATGAAGGCCCGGCATTTTTGGTGTATGAGAATTTTAATGTGATTATGCGCTGGAACCGCTCTGAATTTTATGCGCTGGCCGTAGGCCAGTTGGCCGACCAGATCGCCGGTGGCGCTCCCCTTGTGCAAGCGCCGCCCACAGATGCACCGCGCTTACATCGCCAGCAGGTCATACAACTACAGGAAGCCCTTGGCCAAAAAGGCTTTTATCACGAAAAAGCCGATGGCATTTTTGGCCCGGCCACACGCCGCGCACTTAGCGAATTCCAACACCAGCAAGGCTTGATTGCCGATGGTTTTCCCAGCCGGACACTGTTGACCATGCTGGGGGTACTCAGCGATTAA